A window from Salvelinus fontinalis isolate EN_2023a chromosome 8, ASM2944872v1, whole genome shotgun sequence encodes these proteins:
- the LOC129861304 gene encoding aerolysin-like protein isoform X2: MCVQIFKSRNFVWKGYLTHTHTLNMATTLERIGGQGGSEFEFHGMNNGATLKKIGVAVGGSQVKAVRAELTDGRVATFGDANTFNEFEFKLGERITKLSLWGNGAGTRLGAIKFTTSENREFFEKMNSWGLKTEYTINVGSGICLGLDGRSGSDIDCMGFLFINNIKSSVMTDMRYPTLSLFKPQVSPEYVKSLSHHNDTSLVQEESISYSKTLTKTSSWSVSNKIESTLSVSVKAGIPDLVEVASGFSLTVGVEHSTSLEKTETITESDTINLKIPPGKTMDVEITVGRANIDLDYEANVKVTCMNGSQLVFPSKGVYTGVTYTSARVSTKER, encoded by the exons ATGTGTGTTCAG ATATTTAAAAGCAGAAACTTTGTTTGGAAAG ggtacttgacacacacacacacactcaacatggCAACCACACTGGAACGTATAGGTGGTCAAGGAGGCAGTGAATTTGAATTCCACGGCATGAACAACGGTGCCACCCTCAAGAAGATCGGCGTGGCGGTGGGAGGCTCGCAGGTGAAAGCTGTGCGGGCGGAGCTTACTGACGGGCGCGTTGCGACCTTTGGAGATGCTAACACTTTCAATGAGTTTGAGTTCAAACTCGGCGAGCGCATCACAAAGCTGTCTCTGTGGGGTAACGGCGCCGGCACACGTCTGGGTGCCATCAAGTTCACGACGAGTGAGAACAGGGAGTTCTTTGAAAAAATGAACAGCTGGGGACTGAAGACTGAGTACACCATCAATGTGGGGTCTGGAATCTGCCTTGGGCTGGATGGCAGGTCTGGCTCGGACATCGACTGCATGGGCTTCCTCTTCATCAACAACATCAAGTCGTCCGTAATGACTGACATGAGGTATCCCACCCTGTCCCTCTTCAAACCCCAG gTGAGCCCAGAATATGTGAAATCTCTGTCTCACCACAACGACACCTCCTTGGTTCAAGAAGAGTCCATTTCATACAGCAAGACCCTGACCAAGACTTCCTCCTGGTCTGTCAGCAACAAGATAGAGTCCACCTTGAGTGTGTCGGTCAAAGCAGGGATCCCGGATCTGGTCGAGGTGGCATCAGGGTTCAGCTTGACCGTGGGAGTGGAGCATTCCACCAGCTTGGAGAAGACAGAGACCATAACTGAATCAGATACCATCAACCTGAAGATCCCGCCAGGGAAGACCATGGATGTTGAGATCACAGTGGGGAGAGCCAATATCGACCTCGACTACGAGGCCAACGTGAAAGTCACCTGCATGAATGGCAGTCAGCTGGTCTTCCCATCCAAGGGCGTCTACACCGGTGTGACTTACACTTCAGCGAGGGTATCCACAAAGGAGAGATAA
- the LOC129861304 gene encoding aerolysin-like protein isoform X1 yields the protein MLNNGTSLGISEPISFLPSRSSIVILNTEVCITLYIFKSRNFVWKGYLTHTHTLNMATTLERIGGQGGSEFEFHGMNNGATLKKIGVAVGGSQVKAVRAELTDGRVATFGDANTFNEFEFKLGERITKLSLWGNGAGTRLGAIKFTTSENREFFEKMNSWGLKTEYTINVGSGICLGLDGRSGSDIDCMGFLFINNIKSSVMTDMRYPTLSLFKPQVSPEYVKSLSHHNDTSLVQEESISYSKTLTKTSSWSVSNKIESTLSVSVKAGIPDLVEVASGFSLTVGVEHSTSLEKTETITESDTINLKIPPGKTMDVEITVGRANIDLDYEANVKVTCMNGSQLVFPSKGVYTGVTYTSARVSTKER from the exons ATATTTAAAAGCAGAAACTTTGTTTGGAAAG ggtacttgacacacacacacacactcaacatggCAACCACACTGGAACGTATAGGTGGTCAAGGAGGCAGTGAATTTGAATTCCACGGCATGAACAACGGTGCCACCCTCAAGAAGATCGGCGTGGCGGTGGGAGGCTCGCAGGTGAAAGCTGTGCGGGCGGAGCTTACTGACGGGCGCGTTGCGACCTTTGGAGATGCTAACACTTTCAATGAGTTTGAGTTCAAACTCGGCGAGCGCATCACAAAGCTGTCTCTGTGGGGTAACGGCGCCGGCACACGTCTGGGTGCCATCAAGTTCACGACGAGTGAGAACAGGGAGTTCTTTGAAAAAATGAACAGCTGGGGACTGAAGACTGAGTACACCATCAATGTGGGGTCTGGAATCTGCCTTGGGCTGGATGGCAGGTCTGGCTCGGACATCGACTGCATGGGCTTCCTCTTCATCAACAACATCAAGTCGTCCGTAATGACTGACATGAGGTATCCCACCCTGTCCCTCTTCAAACCCCAG gTGAGCCCAGAATATGTGAAATCTCTGTCTCACCACAACGACACCTCCTTGGTTCAAGAAGAGTCCATTTCATACAGCAAGACCCTGACCAAGACTTCCTCCTGGTCTGTCAGCAACAAGATAGAGTCCACCTTGAGTGTGTCGGTCAAAGCAGGGATCCCGGATCTGGTCGAGGTGGCATCAGGGTTCAGCTTGACCGTGGGAGTGGAGCATTCCACCAGCTTGGAGAAGACAGAGACCATAACTGAATCAGATACCATCAACCTGAAGATCCCGCCAGGGAAGACCATGGATGTTGAGATCACAGTGGGGAGAGCCAATATCGACCTCGACTACGAGGCCAACGTGAAAGTCACCTGCATGAATGGCAGTCAGCTGGTCTTCCCATCCAAGGGCGTCTACACCGGTGTGACTTACACTTCAGCGAGGGTATCCACAAAGGAGAGATAA
- the LOC129861304 gene encoding aerolysin-like protein isoform X3: MATTLERIGGQGGSEFEFHGMNNGATLKKIGVAVGGSQVKAVRAELTDGRVATFGDANTFNEFEFKLGERITKLSLWGNGAGTRLGAIKFTTSENREFFEKMNSWGLKTEYTINVGSGICLGLDGRSGSDIDCMGFLFINNIKSSVMTDMRYPTLSLFKPQVSPEYVKSLSHHNDTSLVQEESISYSKTLTKTSSWSVSNKIESTLSVSVKAGIPDLVEVASGFSLTVGVEHSTSLEKTETITESDTINLKIPPGKTMDVEITVGRANIDLDYEANVKVTCMNGSQLVFPSKGVYTGVTYTSARVSTKER, translated from the exons atggCAACCACACTGGAACGTATAGGTGGTCAAGGAGGCAGTGAATTTGAATTCCACGGCATGAACAACGGTGCCACCCTCAAGAAGATCGGCGTGGCGGTGGGAGGCTCGCAGGTGAAAGCTGTGCGGGCGGAGCTTACTGACGGGCGCGTTGCGACCTTTGGAGATGCTAACACTTTCAATGAGTTTGAGTTCAAACTCGGCGAGCGCATCACAAAGCTGTCTCTGTGGGGTAACGGCGCCGGCACACGTCTGGGTGCCATCAAGTTCACGACGAGTGAGAACAGGGAGTTCTTTGAAAAAATGAACAGCTGGGGACTGAAGACTGAGTACACCATCAATGTGGGGTCTGGAATCTGCCTTGGGCTGGATGGCAGGTCTGGCTCGGACATCGACTGCATGGGCTTCCTCTTCATCAACAACATCAAGTCGTCCGTAATGACTGACATGAGGTATCCCACCCTGTCCCTCTTCAAACCCCAG gTGAGCCCAGAATATGTGAAATCTCTGTCTCACCACAACGACACCTCCTTGGTTCAAGAAGAGTCCATTTCATACAGCAAGACCCTGACCAAGACTTCCTCCTGGTCTGTCAGCAACAAGATAGAGTCCACCTTGAGTGTGTCGGTCAAAGCAGGGATCCCGGATCTGGTCGAGGTGGCATCAGGGTTCAGCTTGACCGTGGGAGTGGAGCATTCCACCAGCTTGGAGAAGACAGAGACCATAACTGAATCAGATACCATCAACCTGAAGATCCCGCCAGGGAAGACCATGGATGTTGAGATCACAGTGGGGAGAGCCAATATCGACCTCGACTACGAGGCCAACGTGAAAGTCACCTGCATGAATGGCAGTCAGCTGGTCTTCCCATCCAAGGGCGTCTACACCGGTGTGACTTACACTTCAGCGAGGGTATCCACAAAGGAGAGATAA